The Fodinicurvata sp. EGI_FJ10296 genome includes a region encoding these proteins:
- the putA gene encoding bifunctional proline dehydrogenase/L-glutamate gamma-semialdehyde dehydrogenase PutA, whose amino-acid sequence MLDDITDPPRPEWRDAVARLYRCDEGPLVERLITEARFVSDAKARIDGLARDLVTAVRSGRRNPGGIDAFMHEYDLSSHEGIVLMCLAEALLRVPDADTADSLIRDKLSTSQWDKHLGHSDSLFVNASTLGLMISGRIVGPGAFSAQGLSSTMNRLIKRSGEPVIRSAVRRAMNIMGRQFVLGRTIDEALDRTDKDYRYSFDMLGEAARTRADAQAYYKSYENAIAAIGKAARGDSVEERPGISVKLSALHPRFEVARRAQVLEELTPLVIALARQAKTANLSFTVDTEEADRLELSLEVIERVSGDPSLSGWNGFGLAIQAYQKRATAIIDMLADMATAHGRRMMVRLVKGAYWDTEIKRSQEQGLEGYPVFTRKTATDTSYIACAKRLLAKPDCFYPMFATHNAHTVAAVAEIAGNKPFEFQRLHGMGEALYERVISPSGTIHTPTRIYAPVGGHKELLSYLVRRLLENGANSSFVNRLTDDATPVADIVADPVEKLADTDPKPHPAIPLPRDLYGPTRRNSRGIDLSDTVALDALAAAFAGLADMSYRAAPLVHGHTTADEGAAYKGGRGSGDRAVLSPADNRVEVGRVVDADTATADAALAAADAAYPRWDATPAIERAARLEAVADAFEAQCAALMAVCTREAGKTMADGVAEVREAVDFLRYYARQARDEFATPTVLPGPTGEHNELQLHGRGVFVCISPWNFPLAIFTGQIAAALAAGNTVIAKPAEQTVLVAHAATTIFHQCGIPTDVLQLVPGPGAAIGGRLVADNRVAGVAFTGSLDTAKAINRTLANRSGPIVPLIAETGGLNAMIVDSTALPEQTIRDVLLSAFGSAGQRCSALRILYLQEDIADTFLTMLKGAMADLRVGDPSLLATDVGPVIDVDALTMLNQHVRRMKRDATLIHKIDPEPGTTDGTFFGPHVYEVEGIGALDREIFGPILHVARFRAQDLDRVVDDITRAGYGLTMGIQTRIEEKGRQIQARSRIGNTYVNRNTIGAVVGVQPFGGEGLSGTGPKAGGPHYLHRFATERVLTIDVTAAGGNASLLSLGD is encoded by the coding sequence TCGCCCGCCTCTACCGCTGCGACGAGGGCCCCCTGGTCGAGCGTCTGATTACCGAGGCACGGTTCGTGTCGGACGCCAAGGCGCGGATCGACGGTCTTGCGCGCGATCTGGTGACCGCCGTCCGGTCGGGACGGCGCAATCCCGGCGGCATCGACGCCTTCATGCACGAATATGACCTGTCCTCGCACGAGGGTATCGTTCTGATGTGTCTGGCCGAGGCGCTCCTTCGCGTGCCGGATGCCGATACCGCCGACAGCCTGATCCGCGACAAGCTCTCGACGTCACAGTGGGACAAGCATCTCGGCCACAGCGACTCGCTTTTCGTCAACGCCTCCACGCTGGGCCTGATGATTTCCGGGCGCATCGTCGGGCCGGGCGCTTTCTCCGCCCAGGGCCTGTCGTCAACCATGAACCGCCTGATCAAGCGTAGTGGCGAACCGGTGATCCGGTCCGCCGTGCGGCGCGCCATGAACATCATGGGCCGTCAGTTCGTCCTCGGCCGGACGATCGACGAGGCGCTGGACAGAACCGACAAGGACTATCGCTACTCGTTCGATATGCTGGGCGAGGCCGCGCGAACGCGCGCCGACGCTCAGGCCTATTACAAGTCGTACGAGAACGCGATCGCGGCGATCGGCAAGGCGGCCCGGGGCGACAGTGTCGAGGAACGGCCGGGCATCTCCGTCAAGCTGTCGGCGCTTCATCCCCGGTTCGAGGTGGCGCGCCGCGCCCAGGTGCTGGAGGAACTGACGCCGCTGGTCATTGCGCTGGCCCGGCAGGCAAAAACCGCCAACCTCTCCTTCACCGTCGACACCGAGGAGGCCGACCGGCTGGAACTCTCGCTGGAGGTCATCGAGCGGGTCTCCGGCGACCCCTCGCTTTCCGGCTGGAACGGGTTCGGGCTGGCAATTCAGGCCTATCAGAAGCGGGCGACGGCCATCATCGACATGCTGGCCGACATGGCCACGGCCCATGGCCGGCGCATGATGGTCCGGCTGGTCAAGGGCGCGTACTGGGATACCGAGATCAAGCGCAGCCAGGAACAGGGACTCGAGGGCTACCCGGTCTTCACCCGCAAGACGGCGACGGATACATCCTATATCGCCTGCGCAAAACGGCTGCTGGCCAAGCCCGACTGCTTTTACCCGATGTTCGCGACCCATAACGCCCACACGGTGGCGGCGGTCGCGGAAATCGCCGGCAACAAACCGTTCGAATTCCAGCGGCTGCACGGCATGGGCGAGGCCCTGTACGAGCGGGTGATCTCTCCTTCCGGGACCATCCACACGCCGACACGCATCTATGCCCCGGTCGGCGGACACAAGGAATTGCTGTCCTATCTCGTCCGCCGCCTGCTGGAGAACGGCGCCAATTCATCTTTCGTGAACCGCCTGACCGACGATGCGACGCCGGTCGCCGACATCGTCGCCGATCCGGTGGAGAAACTGGCCGATACCGACCCAAAACCCCATCCCGCGATCCCCCTGCCCCGCGACCTGTACGGGCCGACACGGCGCAACAGCCGTGGCATCGATCTCAGCGACACGGTGGCACTCGACGCCCTCGCGGCCGCGTTCGCCGGTTTGGCTGACATGTCGTATCGCGCCGCCCCCCTTGTCCACGGACATACAACCGCTGATGAGGGGGCCGCCTACAAGGGCGGCAGGGGCAGCGGGGACCGCGCCGTTCTCAGCCCCGCCGACAACCGGGTCGAGGTCGGTCGCGTCGTCGATGCCGATACCGCGACCGCCGACGCGGCGCTGGCCGCCGCCGACGCCGCCTATCCGCGCTGGGACGCCACACCGGCGATCGAGCGCGCGGCACGGCTGGAGGCCGTCGCCGATGCATTCGAGGCTCAATGCGCGGCCCTGATGGCGGTCTGCACGCGCGAGGCGGGCAAGACGATGGCCGACGGCGTGGCCGAAGTGCGCGAGGCGGTCGACTTCCTGCGCTATTACGCCCGGCAGGCGCGCGACGAATTCGCGACCCCGACGGTTCTGCCCGGCCCGACCGGCGAGCACAACGAACTGCAACTGCATGGCCGCGGCGTTTTCGTCTGCATCAGCCCATGGAATTTCCCGCTGGCGATCTTTACCGGCCAGATCGCGGCCGCTCTGGCGGCGGGCAACACCGTCATCGCCAAGCCCGCCGAACAAACCGTGCTGGTCGCCCACGCCGCCACGACCATCTTTCACCAGTGCGGCATTCCGACCGACGTCCTGCAACTCGTTCCCGGACCCGGCGCGGCTATCGGCGGTCGTCTGGTGGCGGACAATCGCGTCGCGGGGGTGGCGTTCACCGGGTCGCTCGACACAGCCAAGGCGATCAACCGGACGCTGGCCAATCGGTCCGGGCCGATCGTTCCGCTGATCGCCGAAACCGGCGGGCTGAACGCCATGATTGTCGACTCCACGGCATTGCCGGAACAGACCATCCGCGACGTATTGCTGTCGGCCTTCGGCAGCGCCGGGCAACGCTGCTCGGCACTGAGAATCCTCTATCTGCAGGAGGATATCGCCGACACCTTCCTGACCATGCTCAAGGGCGCAATGGCGGATCTGCGGGTCGGCGATCCGTCCCTGCTGGCCACGGATGTCGGTCCCGTGATCGATGTCGATGCGCTGACCATGCTGAATCAGCATGTGCGCCGCATGAAGCGCGATGCGACGCTGATCCACAAGATCGACCCGGAGCCGGGCACAACCGATGGCACGTTTTTCGGACCGCATGTCTACGAGGTCGAGGGCATCGGCGCGCTCGACCGCGAAATCTTCGGCCCGATCCTGCATGTCGCCCGGTTCAGGGCACAGGATCTGGACAGGGTCGTGGACGACATCACACGCGCAGGCTATGGACTGACCATGGGCATCCAGACCCGGATCGAGGAAAAGGGCCGGCAGATTCAGGCCCGGTCGCGGATCGGCAACACCTATGTCAACCGCAACACGATCGGCGCCGTGGTCGGCGTCCAGCCCTTCGGTGGCGAGGGGCTGTCCGGCACCGGCCCGAAAGCCGGCGGTCCGCACTACCTCCACCGCTTCGCCACCGAAAGGGTCCTGACCATCGACGTCACCGCCGCCGGCGGCAACGCCTCGCTGCTGAGTCTCGGGGACTGA